A genomic window from Synechococcus sp. CBW1107 includes:
- a CDS encoding SDR family NAD(P)-dependent oxidoreductase: MVNAVVNRSPWRGASGRMLVLGGGYSGRRFASAVAATGMPVLISQRHGGHRVFEEGISPVAFASELRPGIEPAALEEVTHVLVTVPPGRDGKDPVLESLGAILAGLPLQWLGYLSTSGVYGDRGGAWVHEGDPPAPGLPRSRARLACEQAWQASGLPLQVFRLPAIYGPGRCPFDGLRAGSSRLIHKPAQVFSRIHVDDITGALLHNLALPSDQRPSVLNVADDRPCPSSETLGYAAHLLDCKLPEVESYAQIQESLSPMARSFWSENRRTSNRRLRVELGYRLRFPSYREGFRASLLEEQALQRGDGCSTSSGQTGAASG; this comes from the coding sequence ATGGTGAATGCTGTTGTCAACCGCAGCCCCTGGAGAGGGGCCTCCGGCCGGATGCTCGTGCTGGGGGGCGGTTACAGCGGCCGGCGCTTCGCCTCGGCGGTAGCCGCCACAGGCATGCCTGTGCTGATCAGCCAGCGCCACGGTGGCCATCGCGTCTTCGAGGAGGGAATCAGCCCGGTGGCCTTCGCCAGCGAGCTCAGGCCTGGGATCGAGCCCGCAGCCCTGGAGGAGGTGACCCATGTGCTGGTCACGGTTCCCCCAGGCCGTGACGGCAAGGATCCGGTGCTGGAAAGCCTTGGCGCCATCCTGGCCGGCCTGCCGCTGCAATGGCTGGGCTACCTCTCCACCTCCGGGGTCTATGGCGATCGCGGCGGCGCCTGGGTCCACGAAGGCGACCCGCCTGCTCCGGGACTGCCCCGCAGCCGTGCCCGGCTGGCCTGCGAACAGGCGTGGCAGGCCAGCGGCCTGCCCCTGCAGGTGTTCCGCCTGCCGGCGATCTACGGGCCGGGGCGCTGCCCGTTCGATGGCCTGCGCGCCGGCAGCAGCCGCCTGATCCACAAACCGGCCCAGGTGTTCAGCCGCATCCACGTCGATGACATCACCGGTGCCCTGCTGCACAACCTCGCCCTGCCGAGTGATCAGCGGCCTTCTGTACTGAACGTGGCGGACGACAGGCCCTGCCCATCGAGTGAAACCCTGGGCTATGCCGCCCATCTGCTCGACTGCAAATTACCCGAGGTGGAGTCCTACGCGCAGATCCAGGAGAGCCTCAGTCCGATGGCCCGCAGCTTCTGGAGCGAGAATCGCCGCACCAGCAACAGGCGGCTGCGCGTCGAGCTCGGTTACCGGCTGCGCTTTCCCAGTTACCGGGAAGGATTCAGGGCTTCCCTGCTGGAGGAACAGGCTCTTCAGCGAGGGGATGGCTGCAGCACCTCCTCAGGGCAGACCGGAGCTGCCAGCGGTTGA
- a CDS encoding HNH endonuclease, translating to MQVRDAVFLEDLCPKLRVRRWRQSLHKQTQHRCIYCGNRSESIDHLMPRCRGGLSVTENCVPACLACNGHKSDADAFDWYRRQRFYDPRRAMAIRAWMDGDLRLAVRLLQWAAPEPAAAPTQPAPLAQRPPLTLQPA from the coding sequence ATGCAGGTCAGGGATGCGGTCTTCCTTGAGGATCTCTGCCCCAAGTTGCGAGTCAGACGCTGGAGACAATCCCTGCACAAACAGACCCAACATCGCTGTATTTATTGCGGCAATCGTTCGGAGTCGATTGATCATCTGATGCCGCGCTGCCGCGGCGGGCTGAGCGTGACCGAAAACTGCGTTCCCGCCTGCCTGGCCTGCAACGGCCACAAAAGCGACGCTGACGCTTTCGACTGGTACCGGCGTCAGCGCTTCTACGATCCGCGCCGGGCGATGGCGATCCGCGCCTGGATGGATGGGGACCTGCGCCTGGCCGTGCGCCTGTTGCAGTGGGCCGCTCCCGAACCGGCAGCGGCGCCAACCCAACCGGCACCCCTGGCTCAGAGGCCGCCCCTGACCCTGCAGCCGGCCTGA
- a CDS encoding DUF6554 family protein, producing the protein MPGLVLLTGPLPVLSQPNPSDPGTKGAEVYCFMRKAGNDHDVSWNAAYALIKRQGSSLFKTSPEHAAVMITEAVVNSPEAFPDCGRFMGALYGGDKPVPLRTDIPANGSTGPVPIPSGGGTTRHDRYSY; encoded by the coding sequence CTGCCCGGCCTGGTGCTCCTGACGGGTCCGCTCCCCGTGCTGAGCCAGCCGAACCCCAGCGATCCAGGCACCAAAGGCGCGGAGGTGTACTGCTTCATGCGCAAGGCCGGCAATGATCACGACGTGAGCTGGAACGCCGCCTATGCCCTGATCAAACGCCAGGGCTCCAGTCTGTTCAAGACCTCTCCAGAACATGCCGCGGTGATGATCACCGAGGCCGTGGTGAATTCCCCCGAGGCCTTCCCCGACTGCGGCCGCTTCATGGGAGCCCTCTATGGCGGTGATAAGCCCGTGCCACTGAGGACCGACATCCCCGCCAATGGCAGCACAGGTCCTGTTCCCATCCCCAGCGGCGGCGGAACCACTCGCCATGACCGCTATTCCTACTGA
- a CDS encoding DEAD/DEAH box helicase, with translation MSLRVTRGTQLRCLLRLGSCGLIEVISPFDPVTQAQLRRIRPPGRWRAQRQCWEFPLEAAGQLEALLGERFLIEPDLAQWLAWLRQPLPPLPPHRELVAAAQLEAPLPDGRQLFSHQRTAARWLLARRGAVLAHAMGLGKTLTALMAARALSRCADCRIAVVAPVGLHGFWRQESLALQLAVELFSWARLPAELPPAGTVLLVDEAHFAQNLGAARTRALLRLARHPRLRAIWLLSGTPMKNGRPLQLFPLLAAIDHPLGRDQLSFEQTYCQGHWCESGGRRHWQANGAERLEDLHRLIQPLVLHRRKQDCLDLPPKRRLICPVTLSASEARGFEHELQQRVERYRLRAARGEVRRDAESLAMLTALRQIGAAYKLPAAQALVTELLADGAAVVVFTAFVAPAERLAASLGGAVLTGRLKPPERQRQVERFQAGRVPLLVATFAVAGLGFTLHRASHVVLLERPWTPGDTEQAEDRAHRIGMAGPLTAHWLQLGVADQLVDGLIASKAERIALALGGRQAILRRQALPAMVRQLLEAW, from the coding sequence GTGTCCCTGCGAGTCACGCGAGGGACTCAGCTGCGCTGCCTGCTGCGGCTTGGGTCCTGCGGCCTGATCGAGGTGATCTCCCCGTTCGACCCGGTCACCCAGGCCCAGTTGCGACGGATCAGGCCGCCGGGCCGCTGGAGGGCCCAGCGCCAATGCTGGGAGTTTCCGCTCGAGGCCGCCGGCCAGCTGGAGGCTCTGCTGGGGGAGCGCTTCCTGATCGAGCCGGACCTCGCCCAGTGGCTGGCCTGGTTGCGCCAGCCCCTCCCTCCCCTGCCCCCTCATCGGGAGTTGGTGGCAGCGGCCCAGCTGGAGGCTCCCTTGCCGGACGGGCGCCAGCTGTTCAGCCACCAGCGCACGGCGGCCCGCTGGCTGCTGGCGCGCCGTGGAGCTGTTCTGGCCCATGCGATGGGCCTGGGCAAGACCCTCACAGCCCTGATGGCGGCCCGCGCCCTGTCCCGTTGCGCCGACTGCCGCATTGCCGTGGTGGCTCCGGTGGGTCTGCACGGCTTCTGGCGGCAGGAGTCCCTGGCCCTGCAACTGGCCGTGGAGCTGTTCAGCTGGGCGCGATTGCCGGCGGAATTGCCCCCTGCCGGCACCGTGCTGCTTGTGGATGAGGCCCATTTCGCCCAGAACCTGGGGGCGGCCCGTACCCGCGCTCTGCTGCGCCTGGCCCGCCATCCGCGCCTGCGGGCGATCTGGCTTCTGAGCGGCACCCCGATGAAGAACGGCCGCCCGCTGCAGCTCTTCCCCCTCCTGGCGGCGATCGATCATCCCCTTGGCCGTGATCAGCTCAGCTTTGAGCAGACCTATTGCCAGGGCCATTGGTGCGAAAGCGGCGGGCGCCGCCATTGGCAGGCCAACGGTGCTGAACGTCTGGAGGACCTGCACCGTCTGATTCAGCCGTTGGTGCTGCACCGTCGCAAGCAGGATTGCCTCGACCTTCCCCCCAAGCGGCGTCTGATCTGCCCCGTGACGCTCAGCGCCAGCGAGGCCCGGGGCTTCGAGCATGAGCTGCAGCAACGGGTGGAGCGCTACCGCCTTCGGGCCGCCCGCGGCGAGGTGCGCCGCGACGCTGAATCCCTGGCGATGCTCACGGCCCTCAGGCAGATCGGCGCGGCCTACAAGCTGCCGGCGGCCCAGGCTCTGGTCACCGAGTTGCTCGCGGACGGAGCGGCGGTGGTGGTGTTCACAGCCTTCGTGGCCCCTGCCGAGCGGCTGGCCGCGAGCCTTGGTGGTGCCGTGCTCACGGGCCGTCTCAAGCCACCGGAGCGCCAGCGCCAGGTGGAGCGCTTCCAGGCGGGTCGGGTGCCCCTGCTGGTGGCCACCTTCGCGGTGGCGGGTCTCGGCTTCACGCTGCACCGAGCCAGTCACGTTGTGCTGCTGGAGAGGCCCTGGACCCCGGGCGATACCGAGCAGGCGGAAGACCGGGCCCATCGGATCGGTATGGCCGGTCCCCTCACGGCCCATTGGCTGCAGCTGGGGGTCGCCGATCAGCTGGTGGACGGGTTGATCGCCAGCAAGGCCGAGCGGATCGCCCTGGCCCTCGGGGGCCGTCAGGCGATCCTGCGCCGCCAGGCCCTGCCGGCGATGGTGCGCCAGTTGCTGGAGGCCTGGTGA
- the pdxA gene encoding 4-hydroxythreonine-4-phosphate dehydrogenase PdxA: MTLKATGNNAKQGVIALALGDPAGIGAEVTLKSLAVLKARGTAETVVLVGCRRWLEQTYMELRDRSAAPLADPGDYPILDRPLQEGIVPGQGTAASGAASFAWLNAAVDLVLSGQARSLTTAPIAKHAWHAAGHRYPGQTERLAELCGRKQASMLFTARSPGGRWRLNTLLATTHIPLAEVPQALTPTLVEHQLEMLLDFCRRFQPEPSLTVAGLNPHAGEGGQLGMEEQDWLIPLLEGWRQRHPSVTVKGPLPPDSCWLGAAAAWRGDGQGADGYLALYHDQGLIPVKLLAFDAAVNTTLGLPFLRTSPDHGTGFDIAGAGLARADSMVAALETAWELG; this comes from the coding sequence ATGACTCTCAAGGCCACTGGCAACAACGCTAAACAAGGAGTCATCGCCCTGGCCCTGGGGGATCCCGCCGGCATCGGCGCCGAGGTGACCCTCAAGTCCCTGGCTGTCCTGAAGGCGCGGGGCACAGCTGAGACTGTGGTGCTGGTGGGCTGCCGCCGCTGGCTGGAGCAGACCTACATGGAGCTGCGCGACCGCAGTGCGGCGCCGCTGGCGGATCCAGGTGACTACCCCATCCTCGACAGGCCACTGCAGGAGGGGATCGTCCCGGGGCAGGGGACGGCGGCGAGTGGTGCGGCCAGCTTCGCCTGGCTGAATGCGGCGGTGGATCTGGTGCTCAGCGGTCAGGCCCGGTCCCTGACCACGGCGCCGATCGCCAAACACGCCTGGCACGCCGCCGGCCATCGTTACCCCGGTCAGACCGAGCGGCTGGCGGAACTCTGCGGGCGAAAGCAGGCTTCGATGCTGTTCACCGCCCGCTCACCCGGGGGCCGCTGGCGGTTGAACACCCTGCTGGCCACCACCCACATCCCCCTGGCCGAGGTGCCCCAGGCCCTCACACCCACCCTGGTGGAGCATCAGCTGGAGATGCTGCTGGACTTCTGCCGGCGCTTTCAGCCCGAGCCCAGCCTGACGGTGGCCGGTCTGAATCCCCATGCCGGCGAAGGGGGCCAGTTGGGGATGGAGGAGCAGGACTGGCTGATTCCACTGCTGGAGGGCTGGCGGCAGAGGCATCCCTCGGTGACGGTGAAGGGGCCACTTCCGCCGGACAGCTGCTGGCTGGGGGCGGCCGCGGCCTGGCGTGGTGATGGTCAGGGAGCTGACGGGTACCTGGCGCTGTATCACGATCAGGGGCTGATCCCCGTCAAGCTGCTGGCCTTCGATGCGGCCGTGAACACGACCCTGGGGCTGCCCTTCCTGCGCACGTCACCGGATCACGGAACCGGCTTCGACATCGCCGGTGCTGGCCTGGCCCGTGCCGACAGCATGGTGGCGGCCCTGGAGACAGCCTGGGAGCTGGGCTGA
- the efp gene encoding elongation factor P yields MISSNDFRTGTTIELDGQVWRVVEFLHVKPGKGSAFVRTKLKAVQSGNVVEKTFRAGETVAQAQLEKSTLQHTYMEGDEYVFMNMASYEETRLTAKQIGDGRKYLKEGMEVNVVSWNGSPLEVELPNSVVLEVTQTDPGVKGDTATGGTKPAIVETGAQVMVPLFITIGEKIKIDTRNDSYLGRES; encoded by the coding sequence ATGATCTCGAGCAACGACTTCCGAACTGGCACCACCATCGAGCTCGATGGACAGGTCTGGAGGGTCGTCGAGTTTCTGCATGTCAAGCCTGGCAAGGGCTCTGCCTTCGTGCGCACCAAGCTCAAGGCCGTGCAAAGCGGCAACGTGGTCGAGAAGACCTTCCGAGCCGGGGAGACCGTCGCCCAGGCCCAGCTCGAGAAATCCACCCTGCAACACACCTACATGGAGGGTGACGAGTACGTCTTCATGAACATGGCCTCCTACGAGGAGACTCGTCTCACGGCCAAGCAGATCGGTGATGGTCGCAAGTACCTCAAGGAAGGGATGGAGGTGAACGTGGTGTCCTGGAACGGGTCGCCCCTGGAGGTGGAACTTCCCAACTCCGTGGTGCTCGAGGTCACCCAGACCGACCCTGGCGTCAAGGGTGACACCGCCACCGGGGGGACCAAGCCCGCCATCGTCGAGACCGGCGCCCAGGTGATGGTGCCCTTGTTCATCACCATTGGCGAGAAGATCAAGATCGACACGCGCAACGACAGTTATCTCGGGCGGGAGTCCTGA
- a CDS encoding IS3 family transposase, translating to MTSPVDRRKALEILDAGMAAGARSFELATLLGVGLSTLQRWRRQFAGDGDGHDGRKGSHRLVSHRLTDEERQRILLTCNQSEFAALPPAQIVPVLADRGVYIGSERSFYRVLHAHGQAHHRGRARPPQEPRAVPRLEARGPNQVWSWDITYLPTSVRGVWLYLYLVIDVWSRKVVAWDVADREDAQIAADLVSRACLRERISRRRRQTLILHADNGNAMRAATLETRLEELGVLRSFSRPRVSNDNPYSESLFRTVKYRPDYPRRPFNSVEEACSWACAFVDWYNHQHRHSGIRFVTPDQRHSGQAVAICSQRAQLYEQARQRHPRRWSGSTRCWRQPEVVWINPPDPENSTNPTTLVMAA from the coding sequence TTGACCTCTCCAGTTGATCGCCGTAAGGCGCTGGAGATCCTCGATGCCGGTATGGCGGCTGGTGCACGGTCTTTTGAACTGGCCACGCTGCTGGGCGTGGGGCTGAGCACCCTGCAGCGCTGGCGGCGTCAGTTCGCAGGTGATGGGGACGGCCATGATGGCCGTAAAGGCAGCCACCGCCTGGTTTCTCACCGATTGACAGATGAGGAACGCCAGCGGATTCTCCTCACCTGCAACCAATCAGAATTCGCAGCTCTGCCACCCGCGCAGATCGTTCCTGTGCTGGCCGATCGGGGCGTCTACATCGGCTCAGAGCGCAGCTTCTATCGGGTGCTCCACGCCCATGGCCAGGCTCACCATCGCGGTCGGGCCCGTCCACCGCAGGAACCCCGCGCAGTGCCACGACTCGAGGCAAGGGGGCCGAATCAGGTGTGGAGCTGGGACATCACCTACCTGCCCACCAGCGTGCGTGGTGTCTGGCTCTATCTCTATCTGGTGATCGACGTCTGGAGCCGCAAAGTGGTGGCCTGGGATGTCGCCGATCGCGAGGACGCACAGATCGCCGCTGATCTCGTCAGCCGGGCCTGCCTGCGGGAGCGGATCAGTAGAAGGCGCCGCCAGACGCTGATCCTCCATGCCGACAACGGCAACGCCATGAGAGCGGCCACCCTGGAAACCCGGCTGGAGGAGCTGGGCGTTCTGCGGTCGTTCTCCAGGCCGAGGGTCAGCAATGACAACCCCTACTCGGAGTCGCTGTTCCGCACCGTGAAATACCGGCCGGACTACCCCCGGCGGCCATTCAACAGCGTGGAAGAAGCCTGCTCCTGGGCCTGTGCATTCGTGGACTGGTACAACCACCAGCACCGCCACAGCGGCATCCGGTTCGTGACTCCCGATCAGCGCCATAGCGGCCAGGCCGTTGCGATCTGCAGCCAACGAGCCCAGCTGTACGAACAGGCCCGTCAACGGCATCCTCGCCGCTGGAGCGGCAGCACACGCTGCTGGCGTCAGCCGGAGGTGGTCTGGATCAACCCACCAGATCCAGAAAACAGCACCAATCCGACTACGTTGGTAATGGCCGCCTGA
- a CDS encoding type I glyceraldehyde-3-phosphate dehydrogenase, with protein sequence MTLRVAINGFGRIGRNFMRCWLSRGENTGIEVVGLNDTSDPRTNAHLLEYDSMLGRIRDTVVGYTDDTITVNGKPIKCFSDRNPLNLPWKDWGVDLVIEATGVFIDTEGAGKHLKAGASKVLITAPGKGDGIGTFVVGVNDDQYRHDDFDVISNASCTTNCMAPLVKVLDQAFGIVKGTMTTTHSYTGDQRILDASHRDLRRARAAAINIVPTSTGAAKAVALVYPPMKGKLNGIAMRVPTPNVSVVDLVIEVSRGTTREEVNAVLKEASENGMKGIIKYSDLPLVSSDHAGTDESTIVDADLTLVMGDNMVKVISWYDNEWGYSQRVVDLAELVAKNWK encoded by the coding sequence ATGACCCTGCGCGTTGCGATCAATGGATTCGGCCGGATCGGTCGCAACTTCATGCGTTGTTGGCTCAGCCGTGGCGAAAACACCGGGATCGAGGTGGTCGGCTTGAACGACACTTCCGATCCACGCACCAATGCCCATCTGCTCGAGTACGACTCGATGCTGGGCAGGATTCGTGACACCGTGGTGGGTTACACCGATGACACGATCACGGTCAACGGTAAGCCGATCAAATGTTTTTCCGACCGTAATCCGCTCAACCTTCCCTGGAAGGACTGGGGGGTCGATCTGGTCATTGAAGCCACGGGCGTCTTCATTGACACCGAAGGTGCCGGCAAGCACCTCAAAGCTGGCGCCAGCAAGGTGCTGATCACGGCTCCTGGCAAGGGTGACGGCATCGGAACCTTCGTCGTCGGGGTCAACGACGATCAGTACCGTCACGACGACTTTGACGTGATCAGCAACGCCAGCTGCACCACCAACTGCATGGCGCCCCTGGTCAAGGTTCTGGATCAGGCCTTCGGCATCGTCAAGGGCACGATGACCACCACCCACAGCTACACCGGTGACCAGCGCATTCTTGATGCCAGCCACCGCGATCTTCGCCGCGCCCGTGCCGCCGCCATCAACATCGTCCCCACCTCCACCGGTGCCGCCAAGGCCGTCGCTCTGGTGTATCCGCCGATGAAGGGCAAGCTGAACGGCATCGCCATGCGCGTGCCCACTCCCAACGTCTCTGTGGTCGACCTGGTGATCGAAGTGAGCCGCGGCACCACCCGTGAGGAGGTCAACGCCGTGCTCAAGGAAGCCTCGGAGAACGGCATGAAGGGCATCATCAAATACTCCGATCTGCCGCTGGTGTCCTCCGACCATGCCGGTACGGATGAATCCACGATCGTGGATGCCGATCTCACCCTGGTGATGGGCGACAACATGGTCAAGGTGATCTCCTGGTACGACAACGAGTGGGGCTACAGCCAGCGGGTGGTCGATCTGGCCGAGCTGGTGGCCAAGAACTGGAAGTGA
- the thiL gene encoding thiamine-phosphate kinase gives MAEGSGLAPTLADLGEWELIERLGAFAPPGQFTDDAALLDGPSERSLVVNTDVLVEGVHFSDSTMAADDVGWRAAAANLSDLAAMGCREVLGLTVALVAPAATPWAWVEGVYRGLSAALGCYGGTLLGGDCSGGGQRLLAVTALGRLGADGPIRRRDGHPGDALVSTGPHGLSRLGLAALLDEMPSSPPAADWRLAGAALLERAVQAHRRPRPRLDAVAALASCRPVGSPWRVAGTDSSDGLAAALKTLTEGSGCDALLERRDLPIDPEMAALAVAETWCLNGGEDFELVLALDPGWARELIRSLPGSRRIGSLTPGSGILRWAGDGSPLADVGRGFTHFH, from the coding sequence ATGGCTGAGGGCTCAGGCCTGGCGCCGACCCTCGCCGACCTGGGTGAATGGGAGCTGATCGAGCGGCTCGGAGCCTTCGCTCCCCCCGGACAGTTCACCGATGATGCCGCTCTGCTGGATGGCCCCTCGGAGCGGTCACTGGTGGTCAACACCGACGTGCTGGTGGAGGGAGTTCATTTCAGCGACTCCACCATGGCCGCCGACGATGTGGGCTGGCGGGCGGCGGCGGCCAACCTCTCGGACCTCGCGGCCATGGGCTGCCGGGAGGTGCTGGGGCTGACGGTGGCCCTCGTGGCCCCCGCGGCCACCCCCTGGGCCTGGGTGGAGGGGGTGTACCGCGGACTCAGCGCTGCTTTGGGGTGCTACGGCGGCACGCTGCTGGGGGGCGATTGCAGCGGCGGCGGCCAGCGGCTTCTTGCTGTCACAGCCCTGGGGCGGCTCGGAGCGGACGGGCCGATCCGGCGCCGGGATGGTCACCCCGGTGATGCCCTGGTGAGCACGGGACCCCATGGCCTCAGCCGGCTGGGCCTCGCGGCTCTGCTGGACGAGATGCCGTCCTCACCGCCGGCTGCCGACTGGCGCCTGGCGGGCGCAGCCCTGCTGGAGCGAGCTGTTCAGGCGCACCGCAGGCCGCGGCCCCGGTTGGATGCGGTTGCGGCGCTGGCCTCATGCAGGCCTGTGGGCAGCCCCTGGAGAGTGGCTGGCACCGACAGCAGCGATGGGCTGGCAGCGGCGCTGAAGACCCTGACCGAGGGGAGCGGATGCGACGCTCTCCTGGAGCGCCGGGACCTTCCGATCGACCCGGAGATGGCGGCCCTGGCCGTCGCCGAAACCTGGTGCCTGAACGGCGGTGAAGATTTCGAACTGGTGCTGGCCCTCGATCCAGGCTGGGCCCGGGAGCTGATCCGGTCCCTGCCCGGGAGCCGCCGGATCGGATCACTGACCCCGGGCTCGGGGATTCTGCGCTGGGCCGGTGACGGTTCACCCCTGGCGGACGTGGGCCGAGGCTTCACACATTTTCACTGA
- a CDS encoding AbrB family transcriptional regulator, which translates to MPSLATLAIYLLAGLGGGLLALRTGIPAAPLAGALLGAGLVSMSGRWDVAHWPPGTRTGLEIAIGTVIGTGLTSTALTELRQLWRPAILITVTLVATGLVVGLWSSRLLGVSPIITLLGAAPGGISGMSLVGAEFGVGAAVAALHAVRLITVLLVVPIVIRMVLSFTAGHPSG; encoded by the coding sequence ATGCCCAGCCTGGCCACTCTGGCGATCTACCTCCTTGCCGGCCTGGGCGGTGGCCTGCTCGCCCTGCGCACGGGGATTCCAGCGGCGCCCCTGGCGGGGGCCCTGCTCGGCGCGGGCCTGGTGAGCATGAGCGGGCGCTGGGATGTGGCCCACTGGCCCCCTGGCACCCGTACGGGCCTGGAGATCGCCATCGGCACGGTGATCGGCACCGGCCTCACCAGCACAGCGCTGACGGAACTGCGGCAACTGTGGCGGCCGGCGATCCTGATCACCGTCACCCTGGTGGCCACCGGCCTGGTGGTCGGCCTCTGGAGCAGCAGGCTGCTGGGCGTGAGTCCGATCATCACCCTGCTCGGGGCAGCCCCTGGCGGCATCAGCGGCATGAGCCTGGTGGGCGCTGAATTCGGAGTCGGGGCAGCCGTGGCGGCCCTTCACGCCGTGAGGCTGATCACGGTGCTGCTGGTGGTGCCCATCGTGATCAGGATGGTGCTGTCATTCACAGCTGGTCATCCCTCCGGTTGA
- the accB gene encoding acetyl-CoA carboxylase biotin carboxyl carrier protein, whose protein sequence is MQLDHDQLHNLLIFLEQSDIQELKLEGDDFRLEVRRNLPAPAVLPPAPAPVASPAEAPAAAPAQGSAGVTAPSSPPPAPSSLRADLVDITAPMVGTFYRSPSPTDPPFVEIGSRISVGQPVCILEAMKLMNELEAEVSGELVEILVENGTPVEFGQVLLRVKPA, encoded by the coding sequence ATGCAGCTCGACCACGACCAACTGCACAACCTGCTCATCTTCCTGGAGCAAAGCGACATCCAGGAGCTGAAGCTCGAGGGTGACGATTTCCGTCTGGAAGTGCGCCGCAATCTGCCGGCTCCAGCAGTGCTGCCCCCTGCACCGGCCCCGGTGGCCTCTCCCGCGGAAGCTCCAGCCGCCGCTCCGGCCCAGGGTTCCGCCGGCGTCACGGCTCCCTCCAGCCCCCCGCCTGCCCCCTCGTCGTTGCGGGCCGATCTCGTCGACATCACGGCCCCGATGGTGGGCACCTTCTATCGCTCTCCCTCGCCGACCGATCCGCCCTTCGTCGAGATCGGCAGCCGGATCAGTGTCGGCCAGCCTGTATGCATTCTCGAGGCCATGAAGCTGATGAACGAGCTGGAGGCTGAAGTCAGCGGTGAACTGGTGGAGATCCTGGTGGAGAACGGCACACCGGTGGAATTCGGCCAGGTGCTGCTGCGGGTCAAGCCCGCCTGA
- a CDS encoding serine protease inhibitor, with product MASSCFSTSRPLPASLPRPGQARPWSFPHAVGALPLVVVALVLTAALVAPEQPEQLAALCERHNGPAACRVW from the coding sequence ATGGCTTCCTCCTGCTTCTCTACATCCCGTCCCCTCCCAGCGAGTCTGCCCCGCCCTGGCCAGGCCCGTCCCTGGAGCTTCCCCCATGCCGTGGGGGCTCTTCCGCTGGTGGTGGTGGCCCTGGTCCTCACCGCGGCCCTGGTGGCTCCCGAGCAGCCCGAGCAGCTCGCGGCCCTCTGCGAGCGTCACAACGGTCCAGCGGCCTGTCGTGTCTGGTGA
- a CDS encoding peptidylprolyl isomerase: protein MTRLLLALVIACGASFFGLISPVAAALPPGNAVTDPAALLRNALPIEQPDLQNLQHRLEDSSDDLRAKRWSALTGKTRKAQALLSSRRSALLAAYQPEQRDQATALLDRLESELQAVAEAAEQQDRDAFLATRRRALSTIGEAEALLVGPFPFDIPAEFADLPRLLGRATVKLTTTKGDLIAVVDGYNAPLTAGAFVDLVQRGFYDNLPFIRAEDFYVLQTGDPKGAASGYVDASGHERKVPLEIMVPGESKPFYNRTFEELGLFKATPVLPFATKGTLGWAHSDTALDDGSSQFFLFLFEAELTPAGLNLIDGRYAAFGYVVEGFDVLEELTADDGIVKATVVEGADNLRPHG, encoded by the coding sequence ATCACACGACTGCTGCTGGCGCTGGTGATCGCCTGTGGCGCCAGCTTCTTCGGCCTGATCAGCCCGGTGGCGGCGGCCCTGCCGCCGGGGAACGCCGTCACCGATCCTGCAGCCCTTCTGCGCAATGCCTTGCCGATCGAGCAGCCGGATCTGCAGAACCTGCAGCATCGCCTGGAAGACAGCAGCGACGACCTGCGTGCCAAGCGCTGGAGCGCGCTCACCGGCAAGACCCGCAAAGCCCAGGCTCTGCTGAGCAGCCGGCGCTCAGCCCTGCTCGCGGCCTACCAGCCCGAGCAGCGCGATCAGGCCACGGCCCTGCTCGACCGCCTCGAATCTGAATTGCAGGCCGTGGCCGAGGCCGCCGAGCAGCAGGACCGCGACGCCTTCCTGGCCACCCGCCGCCGTGCCCTGAGCACCATCGGAGAAGCGGAAGCCCTGCTGGTGGGGCCGTTCCCCTTCGACATTCCGGCAGAGTTCGCCGACCTGCCCAGGCTGCTGGGTCGCGCCACCGTGAAGCTCACCACCACCAAAGGGGACCTGATCGCCGTGGTGGATGGCTACAACGCACCACTGACCGCCGGAGCCTTCGTTGATCTGGTTCAGCGGGGGTTCTACGACAACCTGCCCTTCATCCGCGCCGAGGATTTCTACGTCCTGCAGACCGGCGATCCAAAAGGAGCCGCCAGCGGCTATGTGGACGCCTCCGGCCACGAACGGAAGGTGCCCCTCGAGATCATGGTGCCGGGTGAGAGCAAGCCCTTCTACAACAGGACCTTCGAGGAGCTCGGCCTGTTCAAGGCCACTCCGGTTCTGCCTTTCGCCACCAAGGGGACCCTGGGCTGGGCGCACTCCGACACCGCCCTCGACGATGGCTCCTCCCAGTTCTTCCTCTTCCTGTTCGAGGCGGAACTCACCCCGGCGGGCCTCAATCTGATCGACGGCCGCTACGCCGCCTTCGGCTACGTGGTCGAGGGCTTCGATGTCCTCGAGGAGCTCACCGCCGACGACGGCATTGTCAAAGCGACCGTGGTGGAGGGGGCCGACAACCTGCGGCCCCATGGCTGA